DNA sequence from the Anguilla anguilla isolate fAngAng1 chromosome 4, fAngAng1.pri, whole genome shotgun sequence genome:
TGGGTGCAGTATATTATCCAGCATGAGGTTCTATAGCAAGTAAGGTAAAAGTCACAGACAATATTTACAAATAGCTGAATATCAGACTCATTGGTAAAGAAGATGTTGTGTGGTATACACATACCAAAATGAGGTAGGGTAGGTATGACAGCAGTTAAAAGGATGTAtagaaaatatgaatgaatgtaatgagtGCATATCAGgagtgtttatctgtgtgttagACCAATAATGTGAGAATGGACcaaaggtgtgtgtatgtgtgtttgagagagggtgagagagagagacagagagagagagattgtcaGTGCGTTCTGGGTTTGTTTCTATGGGTGGACTGAATGTTTGGATGTTAGATAATGTGTGTACAGGAATGACAGGGTGTGAGTACATATTTGAGGAGCATGTGTGCGAGAGTGCATGTGTCAGAGTGTAAGTTACTCTGTTAAACATTACCATACTGCACCTGCGCAACTGTTACCTTATTTCTACCCAACATCCTGTGGGTCCACCTGTCTCAGGTAACTCAAGACTCAGTCCATCTTTATTCCTGGCTCAGAGTCGCTATATTTTTGCAGGTTGTTACCATGGGGGACCACAATCCTGCTCGAGTGGCTATGCTAGTGCTTTCATTGCTCATTTATGTTATTGTTCTGGCATTCAACGGAATGGCGGGGCCTGGGATTGGTAAGCTTTCTACTTACCTGAATACAACTTGATTTTCCAAGACTATGAACTGCAGATTGATTGGTGTTGCTTTCAGTATATGAGAATGgtgattttaaatttaaattccacagcagaaaacatgGTGTCAAGCCATTTATAATCCTTCTGTAAGCAAGGACCACACTTACCACTGTTGTTAGTGAACCCTGACAATGTTTTATAATTTACTGTGTGTGCCGTGCTAGATtgctggtgttttttctttgttttggccAGAGATATCCATACAAAGATAAAAAGGCCAAAGATACAATGAATTACTCAATTAGTTGCACACCTAAATAAAATCTGTTGACTAATTAGCCTTCTTAACATTAAGTCACCTCTGTTACTAAAACATAAACgtagtgtcattttttttcacgGAATGCTGTCATCTTTGTCCAGAACACAAACAGCCTGCCTGCCTTTCCTCTAGGCCCATTTGTTCAAACCACAAAGAACGTGTCAGACATATATGACACAGAAATCACCCCATCAGGTTGGACATTCTCGATCTGGGGCATCATTTACACCTGGTTAACTGCCATGCTCCTCTACATCTTCACTGGCCTTTGCAGAAGGTATGGATGAACCCTTATCCAACTCAGTGACAGGGCACAAGAAATTGGCtaatgaatgttattttttgggCTTATTAGTGGCGCCTTTGTTTATAATTTGTAATGgttcttaaaaaagaaaaataagattgTGTTGATTCTGGATTTTATGTTACAGTCTgacttgcttgtttttttaggAATGCTTATGGATGGGTGTACTGTAGCCCTGCTGTCCTGCCCTACGGATTCTTCGTATCCTGGCTCATAAACATGACTTTAAACATTATCTGGCTGATCCTGTGGGACAGAGAGTGAGTTCTCAAAGCTGCTTGGTCTCAGATGCAACActgaaatgttcagtgaaagaacagtttaaaaatgtagaCCTTCTTAACTTTGACAGGCAAAGTTAGCAAGGCTACAGCAGCAACACAACATGCCATGTATAATAATTGTATACTATGCACTGTAAACATAGGTTGTAGTTTGGAAGCTGGAATTAGCAATGAACTGGGTACATagtacattttttgtgaatCTTTCACTTCATTCATTCTACTATATTAGTGTACTAATACATGCACCCTGTTAATATTACAAGATGGCAGAATATaacaataactttttttgttcactCTCAAAGACTGATGATACCTGCACTCGTTGTGCTGGCGTTGGTTGCATTTACAAACTACCTGATGGTCTTCTTCTCCTGTCATGGGCTTCACGTGTATGGTGCCTGGCTTAACAAGTATCACAGAGTGGATCTATGGTGTCTTCGTGTGCTGGTGAGATTAtacacatgtttttttaaactaaattgTCATGTTTTTATGTTATGTAGGGTACCT
Encoded proteins:
- the LOC118225153 gene encoding uncharacterized protein LOC118225153 is translated as MGDHNPARVAMLVLSLLIYVIVLAFNGMAGPGIGPFVQTTKNVSDIYDTEITPSGWTFSIWGIIYTWLTAMLLYIFTGLCRRNAYGWVYCSPAVLPYGFFVSWLINMTLNIIWLILWDRELMIPALVVLALVAFTNYLMVFFSCHGLHVYGAWLNKYHRVDLWCLRVLVQNGICVYTTWTSIATLINFNIVLSYEAGVSKSDGGTVCLAILLTEVITWFVLENFVVEKHVRYILTIYPVVIMALAGNMTKNYDSAAPSRNGILIAVLLALVCTLFLVRVALVIWRHLKQPLYRGEGSKGAMSPMETAEKQKKMFT